Proteins encoded by one window of Aptenodytes patagonicus chromosome 11, bAptPat1.pri.cur, whole genome shotgun sequence:
- the PPP1R3E gene encoding protein phosphatase 1 regulatory subunit 3E, giving the protein MDKAGSLHTSVPTPPPRLYLPRNFSCSACLYGSLAEQCKGGCSPDGDAAPTPVVREEAGEKPPPRGREPSLPAVPPSPTQRRRAKSLPTPGDRSLRPALQQSPSRRKTVRFADSLGLELTSVRHFCEADLPQVPLPALPPPRTADLFKTRKPPALGDLEPVLFGPPPPLLEPLFPPQPGASPGFTERVRQHKVRLEWVRAEPAGLRGAVRVLNLAYEKAVSVRYTLNRWASCAEVPAAYQPAGPADGLTDRFAFLLPLGAAAAAAEATLEFAVRYRVAGAEYWDNNEGANYRLRGRQRVPPADGPPQDPDSSAWIHFI; this is encoded by the coding sequence ATGGATAAGGCGGGCTCGCTGCACACCTCGGTGCCCACGCCGCCGCCCCGGCTCTACCTGCCGCGCAACTTCAGCTGCAGCGCTTGCCTCTATGGCAGCCTGGCCGAGCAGTGCaaggggggctgcagccccgaCGGCGACGCCGCGCCCACGCCCGTGGTGCGGGAAGAGGCGGGCGAGaagccgccgccccgcggccgggAGCCCTCGCTGCCCGccgtgccccccagccccacgcagcgCCGCCGCGCCAAGTCACTGCCCACGCCCGGCGACCGCAGCCTGCGCCCGGCGCTGCAGCAGAGCCCGTCTCGCCGCAAGACGGTGCGCTTCGCCGACTCCCTCGGCCTGGAGCTCACCTCCGTCCGCCACTTCTGCGAGGCCGACCTGCCGCAGGtgccgctgcccgccctgccgccgccgcgcacTGCCGACCTCTTCAAGACCAGAAAGCCGCCGGCGCTGGGCGACCTGGAGCCGGTGCTGttcgggccgccgccgccgctgctggaGCCGCTCTTCCCGCCGCAGCCCGGGGCCAGCCCCGGCTTCACGGAGCGGGTGCGGCAGCACAAGGTGAGGCTGGAGTGGGTGCGGGCCGAgccggcggggctgcgcggcgccGTGCGCGTCCTCAACCTGGCCTACGAGAAGGCCGTGTCGGTGCGCTACACGCTCAACCGCTGGGCCAGCTGCGCCGAGGTGCCCGCCGCCTACCAGCCGGCCGGGCCGGCGGACGGCCTCACCGACCGCTtcgccttcctcctgcccctgggcgccgccgcagccgccgccgagGCCACGCTGGAGTTCGCCGTCCGCTACCGCGTCGCCGGCGCCGAATACTGGGACAACAACGAGGGTGCGAACTACCGGCTGCGGGGCCGGCAGCGCGTCCCGCCCGCCGACGGCCCGCCGCAGGATCCCGACAGCAGCGCCTGGATCCACTTCATCtga